A region of Asterias amurensis chromosome 20, ASM3211899v1 DNA encodes the following proteins:
- the LOC139952735 gene encoding uncharacterized protein, whose protein sequence is MVPAYIVGVVYCMVAFVLAQERKDFINIRLLGGPASAPNSGNVEVQQPNGTWLDVCDNDFWGANDAMVACRQLGFPGLARARRGSYFGEAVNNGSLGEIGCRGNEPNLGQCNNGPVEQPSRCVGMIGVAGLICTVPGFIGCYNNPSNTPVFNDDNALTAMNMTVGLCLDHCQQQQMKFAGLTRGNQCYCGTDEININQRSQKRDRDCNVECSGNNDEVCGGRATLSVYNLTLGLCEDLLSPINGGRSPGVGPFRYASNISFYCYEGFELFGEDLLRCVLGDTLQTTQWDNPTPYCQSMVSLTTQDPREDYGNNSASISGTIAGIVVACLVVFSFLGLMVIVVRRKRRRAGNSASSRSPEIQHTTYSEPINPRYQATPSRQSATPSRQGATEYQDLDPFTTLDAHEKPYTALQTNDPSPSDVPEYLELYDEPSPRDNTDNAADEEAEYSTLDEYTHKPSTVKNNKQQLTRAGRSSEDNEYSYVAPPQFIGDCNTNNAGNQYMKEACKQDTTEPAKDNSEMENVYYSLPPDAH, encoded by the exons ATGGTGCCAGCCTACATCGTAGGTGTTGTGTATTGCATGGTGGCGTTTGTATTGGCACAGGAACGTAAAG ATTTCATTAACATACGGCTACTCGGTGGCCCGGCAAGTGCACCAAACTCCGGCAACGTGGAAGTACAGCAGCCGAATGGCACATGGTTGGATGTGTGTGATAACGATTTCTGGGGAGCAAACGACgcgatggtagcttgcagacAGCTTGGTTTCCCCGGTCTCGCAAGAGCTCGGAGAGGCTCCTACTTCGGTGAAGCAGTTAATAATGGATCACTTGGAGAGATTGGTTGCCGTGGGA ATGAACCCAATCTCGGACAATGTAATAACGGGCCCGTTGAACAACCATCTAGGTGTGTTGGTATGATTGGTGTGGCTGGACTCATTTGCACTG TTCCTGGTTTTATAGGATGCTACAATAATCCTTCAAACACTCCAGTATTTAATGATGACAACGCCCTAACAGCCATGAACATGACCGTTGGGTTGTGCCTAGACCACTGCCAGCAACAACAAATGAAGTTTGCTGGGCTAACACGTGGAAATCAATGTTATTGTGGGACCGATGAAATCAACATCAATCAAAGAAGTCAAAAACGTGACAGAGACTGTAATGTGGAGTGCTCTGGAAACAATGATGAGGTGTGTGGAGGCAGGGCAACACTATCTGTCTATAACT TGACGCTTGGCCTATGTGAGGATCTATTGAGTCCGATAAATGGAGGACGTTCACCTGGTGTTGGGCCGTTTCGTTATGCATCTAACATTAGCTTTTACTGTTATGAGGGATTTGAGCTTTTTGGAGAAGATTTGCTGAGATGTGTTCTTGGAGATACCCTACAGACAACACAGTGGGATAATCCAACGCCATACTGTCAAT CGATGGTGTCCTTAACCACACAAGACCCCAGAGAGGACTATGGAAATAACAGCGCCTCAATATCAG GGACAATAGCTGGAATAGTCGTTGCATGCTTGGTGGTGTTTTCTTTCCTCGGCCTTATGGTAATAGTTGTGAGACGTAAACG GAGAAGAGCAGGAAATAGTGCCAGCTCCAGGTCGCCTGAGATACAACACACAACGTACTCTGAACCGATTAATCCCCGATACCAAGCCACACCTTCTAGACAGAGTGCCACTCCTTCTAGACAGGGTGCCACTGAATACCAAGACCTTGACCCTTTCACAACTCTTGATGCTCATGAGAAACCCTACACAGCCCTACAGACAAACGACCCATCACCAAGTGATGTACCGGAGTATCTGGAACTCTATGACGAACCCTCACCGAGAGATAATACAGACAATGCTGCAGATGAAGAGGCTGAGTACTCTACACTTGATGAATATACTCACAAACCTTCTACTGTCAAGAACAATAAGCAACAACTCACTCGAGCTGGACGCTCAAGTGAAGACAATGAGTACTCATATGTAGCACCACCACAGTTCATAGGGGATTGCAACACAAATAACGCTGGTAACCAATACATGAAAGAAGCTTGTAAACAAGACACCACGGAACCAGCTAAAGATAATTCAGAAATGGAGAATGTATATTACAGTTTACCTCCTGATGCACATTAA
- the LOC139952691 gene encoding uncharacterized protein: protein MDNYTGDHSVLSCHEDIQLSDSDSDSFRPKRTTTGQILALRQTLVGVSDKNMSGVITFTDFKKANDTVHRFKLIEIIRVWCPEKAITASYNNLWAKVVTPDGTTYLFETTAGALQGNTLALFVLEVVMDCF from the exons ATGG ATAACTATACCGGGGATCATTCTGTCTTATCTTGTCATGAAGACATACAACTGTCTGATTCTGACTCAGACAGTTTCCGTCCAAAGAGAACCACAACTGGGCAGATCCTTGCCCTGAGGCAAACACTGGTCGGAGTCAGTGACAAGAACATGTCAGGTGTCATTACCTTCACCGACTTCAAGAAAGCCAATGACACTGTACACCGATTCAAGCTCATTGAGATCATTCGAGTATGGTGTCCAGAAAAGGCAATCACTGCAAGCTACAATAATTTGTGGGCTAAGGTGGTCACCCCAGATGGTACCACATACCTCTTTGAAACCACGGCTGGAGCTCTGCAGGGGAACACACTAGCATTATTCGTGCTCGAGGTCGTCATGGATTGCTTTTAG